A window of Sandaracinaceae bacterium contains these coding sequences:
- the queG gene encoding tRNA epoxyqueuosine(34) reductase QueG gives MDLRAALETRARELGFARLGVARVEPLDREAATLTAWLRDGMHASMGWMADTADVRLDPTHPGMLPGARSVIAFATPYAREGGPVGPSPGVVARYARGRDYHNVIGKRMRKLTRILKEAGHQARMSVDSVPVLERAWAQRAGIGFIGKNACLIVPGLGSHVLLSTIVTDAELPPDAPMAERCGSCRLCLDGCPTDAFRGPRVLDANACISYLTIEHRGTIDPALRAQMGSRLFGCDICQDVCPYNRTAPPDAVDTEAFAADPRLDVPLERVLRMDDDAHRSWAHGSPLRRPGREGMARNAAIVLGNSGARRHLPVLREAAEEDPSETVRSAARWALERLSAATAEEQEPEQGQ, from the coding sequence ATGGATCTTCGGGCCGCCCTCGAGACGCGCGCGCGTGAGCTCGGCTTCGCCCGCCTCGGGGTCGCGCGCGTCGAGCCGCTGGACCGTGAAGCCGCGACCCTGACCGCGTGGCTGCGCGACGGGATGCACGCCTCGATGGGGTGGATGGCGGACACGGCGGACGTCCGCCTCGACCCGACCCACCCCGGCATGCTCCCGGGCGCGCGGAGCGTGATCGCGTTCGCCACGCCCTACGCGCGCGAGGGTGGCCCCGTGGGGCCCTCACCGGGCGTCGTCGCTCGCTACGCCCGGGGCCGCGACTACCACAACGTCATCGGCAAGCGCATGCGCAAGCTGACCCGGATCCTGAAGGAGGCCGGCCATCAGGCGCGCATGAGCGTCGACTCCGTGCCCGTGCTCGAGCGCGCCTGGGCGCAGCGCGCCGGGATCGGGTTCATCGGCAAGAACGCGTGCTTGATCGTCCCCGGCCTCGGCTCGCACGTGCTGCTGTCGACGATCGTGACCGACGCCGAGCTGCCCCCGGACGCGCCGATGGCCGAGCGCTGCGGGAGCTGCCGGCTGTGTCTCGACGGGTGCCCCACCGACGCCTTCCGTGGCCCGCGTGTGCTCGACGCCAACGCGTGCATCTCCTACCTCACCATCGAGCACCGAGGCACGATCGATCCGGCGCTGCGCGCGCAGATGGGGAGCCGGCTCTTCGGCTGCGACATCTGTCAGGACGTGTGTCCTTACAACCGAACGGCGCCGCCCGACGCGGTCGACACCGAGGCCTTCGCCGCCGACCCGCGCCTCGACGTCCCGCTCGAGCGGGTGCTGCGCATGGACGACGACGCGCACCGCAGCTGGGCGCACGGCAGCCCGCTCCGCCGGCCAGGGCGCGAGGGCATGGCGCGCAACGCCGCGATCGTGCTCGGCAACAGCGGCGCGCGCCGCCACCTCCCGGTGCTCCGTGAGGCGGCGGAGGAGGACCCGAGCGAGACCGTGCGGAGCGCGGCGCGCTGGGCCCTCGAGCGGCTCTCAGCCGCGACGGCGGAAGAGCAGGAGCCCGAACAAGGGCAGTAG